The genomic region AAAACTCAGGGCAGTTGTCCAGATGCAGTGCGACCTTATCGCCTTTCTGGATACCCAACGTCAGGAAAAGATTCGCCGTACGATTGATCTCCTCATTGAGCGAGGCATAGCTAAACTGCTGGACGTCACCTTCGCAGGATTCGCAAATTAGTGCCGTTTTATGACCATACACTTCGGCCAGATCGTCCCACATTTGACGTAAGTTTTGACCGCCAACGATATCCATTACACCAACCTGTCTTTACTGGCGATGACGCTGACCGGATGTGCCGGCCAGCGTACCGCACCTAGTCCTCAACTTTAGCCAGACCTTTACTGACCAGTTCCTTAATCTCTGCTTCGTCGTAACCGATATTTTTCAGAATGGCGGCGGTATCCATGCCGTGAGACGGCATCCCACGCCAGATTTTCCCTGGATTATTTTTAAATTTCGGCATCACGTTCGGCCCTTTGCAGGTGCGGCCATCCATTGCCTGCCATTGGGTGATGGACTCTCGGGCGACATACTGCGGATTGCCTTCCAGCTCCGGAATGGTCAGCACTTTTGCACAGGCAATGTTCAGTTCGGCAAAACGCGTCTGCACTTCGGCGATGGTGTGCGTTGCCAGCCACGCGTCCAGTTTCTCTTCTACCAGCGGTCCGTAAGGACATTCGACGCGGTGGATGAGCTGTGTTCCTTCCGGAACTTCAGGCGTCCCGAGAATGTGTTCCAGCCCAATATCCTTGAAGCATTCGCTAATTTGCGTAATGCCAACCAGCTCCATCACAATGTAACCGTCGGCGCATTTATACAGCCCGCATCCGGCGTAGTAGGGGTCTTTGCCTTTGGTCATCCGGGGACAAATTTCGCCGCCGTTGAAGTAGTCCATCATGAAGTACTGGCCCATGCGCAGCATCACTTCATACATGGCGATATCAATGCTTTCGCCTTTTCCGGTTTCGCTAACTTTATGCAGGGCAGCCAGCGCGGCGGTGGTGGCCGTCATGCCGGAAAAATAGTCTGCGGTGTAGGGGAAGGCGGGCATCGGCTGGTCGACATCGCCGTTCTGGATCAGATAGCCGCTGAAGGCCTGAGCGATAGTGTTATAGGCTGGCAGGTTGGTGTACTCCTCGGTACCGTATTGCCCAAACCCTGACAGATGGGCGATAACCAGTTTCGGGTTATGTTGCCACAGCACCTCGTCGGTGATCCCTCGGCGGGCAAAGGCGGGGCCTTTACTGGCTTCGATAAAGATATCGGTGGTTTCCATTAATTTGAGAAACGCTTCCCGTCCTTCATCTTTGAAAATATTGAGCGACAGCGCGTGCAGGTTACGGCGTGAAAGCTGCGGATAGTTGGGCTGGACGCGAATGGTATCGGCCCAGGCCACGTTTTCAATCCAGATGACTTCCGCACCCCATTCGGCAAACATTTGCCCGGCGAACGGCCCGGCGATTTCGATCCCGGAAAAAACCACCCGCAGTCCGGCAAGGGGACCAAAGGCGGGCATTGGTAGACGATTCATAGTGTGCTCCTCGTGGCCGGTTTTACCTGCCTGTAGGCCTGATAAGACGCTTTAGCGTCGCCATCAGGCAATCATTGCCGGATGGCGGCGTGAACGCCTTATCCGGCCTACAAAGGCAGCCAGCATAATAGTTATCGGTATTGCTTCAATACCGCACGGCCCAACGTCAGGATCTGCATTTCATCAGAGCCACCGGATACGCGATCCACGCGCAGGTCACGCCAGAAGCGGGTAATACGGTGGTTGCCCGCAATCCCCACGCCACCCAGCACCTGCATCGCAGAATCCACCACTTCAAACGCCGCGTTGGCGCAGAAGTATTTGCACATAGCTGCGTCGCCGGAAGTAATGGTGCCGTTATCCGCTTTCCACGCTGCTTCGAAGAGCATGTTTTTCATGGAGTTAAGCTTGATTGCCATATGGGCAAACTTCTCCTGAATCAGCTGGAAGCGACCAATGGTTTCGCCAAATTGCACGCGCTGGTTCGCGTAGCGCGCCGCATCTTCAAAGGCGCACATCGCAGTACCGTAGTTGGTGAGGGCTACCAGGAAACGTTCGTGATCGAACTCTTCTTTCACGCGGTTGAAGCCATTACCTTCCCGACCGAACATGTCTTTTTCGTCCAGCTCAACATCGTCAAAATTAATCTCACAGCAGCTGTCCATGCGCAGGCCGAGCTTCTCAAGCTTATTCACCTTGATGCCCGCTTTGCTCATATCGACACACCATTCGGTGTAAATCGGTTTGTCCGGGGAAGCGCCATCTCTTGCCATAACCACAACATACGGGGTATAGGCGCTACTGGTAATAAAACACTTACTACCATTGAGATAAACCTTACCATTTTTGCGGGTATAAGTGGTTTTTAAACTGCCAACATCCGATCCTGCTCCCGGTTCGGTGATCGCCGAGTTCCACATCTGTTTCCCCGTTCCCTGGAACGCCATAATTTTACTGATCTGCTCCTGGGTACCTTCACGCAGGAAGGTGTTGAATCCCCCCGGTAACTGATACAGCACGTAGGTCGGCGCCCCGAGGCGTCCAAGCTCCATCCACACGGCGGCGACGGTCACGAAGCCGGCGTCCAGGCCGCCATGCTCTTCCGGGATCAGCAGGCTATCGATACCCATATCTGCCAGCGCCTTCACGAAACGCTCCGGATAGACGCTGTCACGATCGCACTCGGCAAAATAGGCTTCCCAGTTCTCACTGGCCATCAGTTCACGAATACCGGCGACAAACAGTTCCTGTTCATCATTTAAATTGAAATCCATCTTCCAGCCTCTTTAGTCGGTAAGGGGTTAAATTTATTTATCTTTCCAGTGCACTTTGGCATCTTTGATAAAAGAGAGTGTCACCATGATGTTGACGAAGAACAGGGGACAGCCGCCGGCAATAATCGCGGTTTGAATTGGCTTCAGCCCGCCCAGCGCCAGCAGGACGATGCCTATCACGCCGACCAGTACTGACCAGCCGATACGTACCAGCAACGGCGGTTCTTCTCCGTCGCGAACTTCGCGGCAGGTCGACATGGCCAGGGTATAGGAGCAGGCGTTAATCAGCGTGACGGTGGCGATAAAGCACAGGATGAAGAATCCCCACATGGTGGCGGTGCTGAGCGGCAGTGCGGCCCAGGTTTCGATAATCGCGCGCGCCACGCCGTGTTGTTCAATCAGTTGCGGAATGTTGATGATGTTTTTATCCATCAGCAGCAGGGTGTTACTGCCGAGAACGGTCCACAGGATCCAGGTGGAAGCGGTCAGCCCCAGCACCATACCGAAGCACAGCTCACGCACGGTGCGACCACGGGAAATACGCGCCAGGAAGATGCTCATCTGGATGGCGTAAATGACCCACCATGCCCAGTAGAAAACAGTCCAGCCCTGCGGGAAGCCGCCTTTGCCGATGGCATCGGTATAGAACAACATGCGCGGTAGATACATCAGCAGCATGCCGACGGAGTCGGTGAAGTAGTTCATGATGAAGCTGGCGCCGCTGACGATAAACACCCAGCCGAGCATCAGAAAGCTCAGATAGCTACGTACATCGCTGGCAATTTTCACCCCTTTTTGCAGGCCGCAGGCGACGCAAATCGCGTTCAGGATGATCCAGCAGGTGATGATGATGGCGTCCAGTTGCAGCGTGTGCGGGATGCCGAACAGGTACTGCATACATTCCGTCACCAGCGGCGTCGCCAGTCCGAGGCTGGTGCCCATAGCGAAGATCAGCGCCACCAGGTAGAAGTTATCAACGATGGTCCCGAACAGTCCTTTGGCGTGTTTCTCCCCAACCAGCGGTGCCAGCGTGGAGCTTGGGCGAATCACGTCCATCTTGCGCACAAAGAAGAAGTAGGCAAAGGCCACCGACAGGAAGCTGTAGGTTGCCCATGGCAGCGGTCCCCAGTGGAACAGGCTGTAGGCGAGGCCCAGCTCTTTCGCGCCGGTGGAGTTAGGCGCAAGGGCAAACGGCGGCGTTGAGATGTAGTAATAAATCTCAATCGACCCCCAGAACAGGACGGCGGCCGAGGTGCAGGAGGCGAACATCATGAATATCCAACTGGCGGTACTGAATTCAGGTTTCTCATCGCCCAGTTTCTTTTTGGAGTACGGGCCAAAAACCAGCCAGAACCAACCGAACAACATCACGATCATATACCACTCAAATGCCCATCCCCAGACATTGGTGACATAACTGAATACGGCGTTAATTACGACGTTGGCGGCATCAAGATCGCGAACCGTTAACCAACAAAGTATCCCGACAATTATTAATGGCGGAAAGAAAACTTTCGGTTCTATTCCTGATTTTCTCTTTTCATTTTTCATAAATTAATTCCAGTGAGGAAGCGAAATTTTTTTGTTGTTCATGTTTGTGTTATTTTTGTTAATATTTTATTAATAACTGCCTGACCTCGGAACGCGTTGGCGGGTACCCCATAATGGGTATTCGAAAAGCGGTGTTCTGTAATGCGGATCACACTTTCTGGCCTGAGGTTTTATATCGGTGATTTAGATTTAATTTTTTGATTTTATTGGATTAAGTGTTGCTTTTGATGGCTTTTTCAGCGTTTGGCTTTCAATATTGGTGATCCCTCAGACAATATTGAAAATATTTTTATTTTTTCCTTTGCGTTCAATATTGGTGAGGCACGTAACAATATTGAAAGTTGCGAATATCAGTGTGTGACATTTTCAATAATGGTGATTAAGGTTTTAATTCTGAATTAAAGAGCGTGATATCTGTATTAACACCACCGATATAAAACGTTTCCTTTATGATTGCTGGAGATGCAATGAAGATAATTACTTGCTACAAATCCGTGCCTGATGAGCAGGATATTGCCGTGAATAACGCCGACGGTTCATTAGATTTCAGTAAAGCGGATGGCAAAATCAGCCAATACGATCTCAATGCGATTGAAGCCGCCTGCCAGTTAAAACAGCAACTGGGCGACGCGCAGGTTATCGCCATGAGTGTAGGTGGCAAAGCGCTAACCAACGCTAAAGGGCGCAAAGACGTGCTCTCACGTGGCCCCGATGAGCTGGTGGTGGTGATTGACGATCGCTTCGAGCAGGCGCTGCCGCGCGAAACCGCTGTGGTACTGGCGGCTGCCGCGCAGAAGTCAGGCTTTGATTTGATCCTCTGTGGTGATGGTTCATCTGACCTTTATGCCCAACAGGTCAGCCTGCTGGTTGGTGAAACGCTGAACATCCCGGCGGTAAACGGCGTGAGTAAAATTCTCTCTCTGAGCGACAGTACGCTGATCGTTGAGCGCGAACTGGAAGATGAAACCGAAACCTTGAGCATTCCTTTACCGGCCGTTGTCGCGGTGTCTACCGATATCAACTCACCGCAAATACCTTCCATGAAAGCCATTCTGGGCGCGGCGAAAAAGCCGGTTCAGGTCTGGTCTGCTGACGATATTGGCTTCATCGCCATGGAAGCCGGTTCCGCACAGCACGTTGCTGCGCCGAAACAACGTGAGCGTCAGCGCATTGTTATTGAAGGCGATGGTGAAGAACAGATCGCCGCATTTGCCGATAGTCTGCGCAAAATTATTAATTAAAAGGGGATGTTATGAGCAAGTTTTCCAGCGTCTGGGTATTTAGTGATACCCCTTCTCGCCTGGCGGAGTTAATGAGTGGCGCACAGGCCTTAGGCGAACAGATTAATGCATTTGTCCAGACTGAATCGGAAGCGACTACCGCGCTACAGCTGGGTGCCCATCACGTCTGGCAGCTTAGCGGAAAGCCGGACAATCGCATGGTGGAAGATTATGCCGACGTGATGGCGCAGACCCTTCGCCAGCAGGCAACCTCCGGACTGGTGCTGCTGCCGGCGACCCGTCGCGGCAAGCTGCTGGCGGCAAAACTTGGCTTCCGTCTGGCTGCCGTTGTCTCGAATGACGCCAGCAGCGTAACGCTGCAGGACGGCAGTGCCACGGT from Citrobacter sp. RHB25-C09 harbors:
- the caiB gene encoding L-carnitine CoA-transferase; this translates as MNRLPMPAFGPLAGLRVVFSGIEIAGPFAGQMFAEWGAEVIWIENVAWADTIRVQPNYPQLSRRNLHALSLNIFKDEGREAFLKLMETTDIFIEASKGPAFARRGITDEVLWQHNPKLVIAHLSGFGQYGTEEYTNLPAYNTIAQAFSGYLIQNGDVDQPMPAFPYTADYFSGMTATTAALAALHKVSETGKGESIDIAMYEVMLRMGQYFMMDYFNGGEICPRMTKGKDPYYAGCGLYKCADGYIVMELVGITQISECFKDIGLEHILGTPEVPEGTQLIHRVECPYGPLVEEKLDAWLATHTIAEVQTRFAELNIACAKVLTIPELEGNPQYVARESITQWQAMDGRTCKGPNVMPKFKNNPGKIWRGMPSHGMDTAAILKNIGYDEAEIKELVSKGLAKVED
- the caiA gene encoding crotonobetainyl-CoA dehydrogenase; translated protein: MDFNLNDEQELFVAGIRELMASENWEAYFAECDRDSVYPERFVKALADMGIDSLLIPEEHGGLDAGFVTVAAVWMELGRLGAPTYVLYQLPGGFNTFLREGTQEQISKIMAFQGTGKQMWNSAITEPGAGSDVGSLKTTYTRKNGKVYLNGSKCFITSSAYTPYVVVMARDGASPDKPIYTEWCVDMSKAGIKVNKLEKLGLRMDSCCEINFDDVELDEKDMFGREGNGFNRVKEEFDHERFLVALTNYGTAMCAFEDAARYANQRVQFGETIGRFQLIQEKFAHMAIKLNSMKNMLFEAAWKADNGTITSGDAAMCKYFCANAAFEVVDSAMQVLGGVGIAGNHRITRFWRDLRVDRVSGGSDEMQILTLGRAVLKQYR
- the caiT gene encoding L-carnitine/gamma-butyrobetaine antiporter, coding for MKNEKRKSGIEPKVFFPPLIIVGILCWLTVRDLDAANVVINAVFSYVTNVWGWAFEWYMIVMLFGWFWLVFGPYSKKKLGDEKPEFSTASWIFMMFASCTSAAVLFWGSIEIYYYISTPPFALAPNSTGAKELGLAYSLFHWGPLPWATYSFLSVAFAYFFFVRKMDVIRPSSTLAPLVGEKHAKGLFGTIVDNFYLVALIFAMGTSLGLATPLVTECMQYLFGIPHTLQLDAIIITCWIILNAICVACGLQKGVKIASDVRSYLSFLMLGWVFIVSGASFIMNYFTDSVGMLLMYLPRMLFYTDAIGKGGFPQGWTVFYWAWWVIYAIQMSIFLARISRGRTVRELCFGMVLGLTASTWILWTVLGSNTLLLMDKNIINIPQLIEQHGVARAIIETWAALPLSTATMWGFFILCFIATVTLINACSYTLAMSTCREVRDGEEPPLLVRIGWSVLVGVIGIVLLALGGLKPIQTAIIAGGCPLFFVNIMVTLSFIKDAKVHWKDK
- a CDS encoding electron transfer flavoprotein FixA, coding for MKIITCYKSVPDEQDIAVNNADGSLDFSKADGKISQYDLNAIEAACQLKQQLGDAQVIAMSVGGKALTNAKGRKDVLSRGPDELVVVIDDRFEQALPRETAVVLAAAAQKSGFDLILCGDGSSDLYAQQVSLLVGETLNIPAVNGVSKILSLSDSTLIVERELEDETETLSIPLPAVVAVSTDINSPQIPSMKAILGAAKKPVQVWSADDIGFIAMEAGSAQHVAAPKQRERQRIVIEGDGEEQIAAFADSLRKIIN